The segment GCTGGTTGATTCCCGTCCCCACCGCAACGGCCTTCGCCCCGCCGCCTCGACTAACCGCTTCGCGCAGGCGTTCGACTCGTGAGGTGTCGGCGGAATCGCCGTTTGTCGCGATTGCCTGTGTCATAGCGAATTCGCTGATTTTTGCGCGATAAGGTCAGAAAAATGCAGTTTTCCGAACTTATGAGTTGACTGTTTCGCAGATTTTCGCATTGTCTAGCACGTTCGTTGTTTTAGACACCCGAAGAAAGCCGGCCTGGCAGGGCCGGCGGTGGAGGCGAGGCGGACGTGGCGAAGGGCGGCTGGCATCCGGAAGATATCAAGGCGGCCGTTCGAAAGCGCGGCACGACCTTGACCCGGCTGGCCCTCGACAACGGGCTCTACGAGTCCGCCTGCCGCGTCGCCTTAAACCGGCCGAGCCTTGCGGGCGAACGAGCCATTGCCGCCTTTCTCGGCGTGTCGGCGCAGAGCCTTTGGCCGTCCCGATACCAGCGCGACGGCACCCCCAAGCATCCGCGCGCTGGGGCGCAGGATCGTGCGACCACCCGACGCGGTCAACGTCTTAGCGTGAAGGTCGCGTAGACATGGCCAAGCGCCACCAGGACGAGCGGCAACTGACGTTAGAAGGTTGGGTCGACCTGAGCGCGACGGCGGAAGGCTCCGCGCGCAACCTCAGCTTGGGGTCGGCGCTGGCCGGCTGGATCTCGGAAGCTCTCGCAGGGCGCGACCGGCACACTGTCGCGGCCGACATGTCGCGCCTGACCGGAGACCCTATCGCCAAGACGACAATCGACGCCTGGACGGCCCAGGCCAAGAAGAAGTGGCGGATGCCGTTGGAGTATCTGCCGGCACTGATCGAGGCGACAGGCGCCTATTGGCTGCTCGAACGGCTCGCCGAGACGGTCGGCTGCCGCGTCCTTCTGGCGAAAGATCATGTCTATTACCGCATGGGCCGACTGCAGGAGCAGCGGCGGCAGCTGGAGGAGCAAGAGCGCTACCTCTCGCGCCTCACGGCGCGCGACGAGGAGAGCGGCTCATGAGGGCGTGCGTGGACTCCGATATCCGGCAGCGACTTCTGGCGGATTTGGCCGCGCAAGTGGCGGTCAATCCCGATCCCACCCTAGTCGCTGCCCATCGCGCGAACGCGCTGCGCTGGATCGGCACCTTCAGCGGGGCCGAAGCCCTGAAGGCTTGGCGCACCCGCTACATGGGCGGCGGGGAAGACCCGCTGCAGCTGAAGACGGCGGATCTGTCCGGCACACTCCTAGAAGCCCTGATCGAAATCCGTGCGGCGGCGGCTTCGGCGGATTGGCGCGATGGTCGCCCCCGCCGCCTGAAGATCATTGGGCGTCTGGATCGCGTAGCCACAGGCCGAGCAATTGTAACGGTCCGCGCCTGGTCGGCGCTCCTGAAGGCTGAGAATCGTCTTCTTTCTGCGGTCAAGGCAGGGCACGCAATACCAGGGGCGCTGCTCGACCGATTCCACCGACTCGCCGATCAGGTAGACGAAGGCGCCGGGTCCCACGGATCTGAGGTTGGCGCTCTGAAGGTCCAGATCCGCCTGCTGAAGTTCAACGTTGCGCTTTTCAAGCTCGACGGCTTGCTGTTTCAGAGCGTTGATTTCCTGCAGCGCCACCAGCTTCTGATCCTTCAGCGTCTCCACCTGCTCCAACAGATCGCGGGCGGCCTGGAGCGCCGACTTCAGCTCTTCCGGCTGCTTGCCCTTGAAGAGGCCTGGCAGGCGGACGACGAGATCGACCAGCCGGTTCCCCGTCCTCAGCGCGAGGTCGGCGGTTTCGAGATCGGTGGCGTCCACTCAAGAGTCTCCGGCACGAGTGATTGCAAAGGCCACCAGCCTACCACCACAGCGGAGTCCAGGCCATGAAGGCCTGGTGGTCCGCATCCGAACTGGCGGCGGCCACTCTGCCGGGACTGCCGGGGACACGAAGAAAAGTCGCTGAACGCGCAGAGCGTGACGGCTGGACCAAGCGCGAGACAGTGGGGAACGGCGGCACCACTCACGAGTATCACGTCGCCAGCTTGCCGGAAGCGGCGCGGGTGGCGCTGGCGCTGCGGGCGCAGGCGGCGCCGGGAGAGGCCGAGCTGCTGGCGGAGGCGGCGGAGACGGGCGGCGGGCAGCGGGGCAAGGCCGAGGCGCAGGCCTGGGCGGTGCAGCGCTGCGCGCGGCTTTGCCGGGAGGCCGGTCTGTCGGCGCGGGCCGGGCGGCCGGCCTTCGTGGCGGCCTATGGCGTGGGTCAGTTGAGCGCGCCGGACTGGGTGCGCGCCGCGCTGCCGACGATCTCGGCAAAGAGCCTGGAGCGCTGGAGCGCGAAGGCGAAGGCGGCCGGCGCGGCCGGGCTGGCGGACAGACGCGGGCGGCACCGCAAGGGCGCCGGGCGGATCGACCGCGACCCCGAGATGGTGCGCCTGATCGAAGGGCTGCTGTCGGCGAATCCGCACGCCAGCTCCAAGCACGTCATGCGGGCGTTGCGCGCCCGTTACAACGGCGAAACGCCGCCTTATCGCACGGTGCAGCGCTGGCTGCAGAGCTGGCGCGAGGCCGAAATCCAGCTGCACGCCCATGTCAGCGACCCGGACGGCCATCGTAGCCGCCTCGGATCGGCGATGGGCGCCGCCTCGGCGGGTATCAGCCGGGTCAACCAGCTTTGGGAACTCGACTCCACCCCGACCGACGTGGTGCTGGCGGACGGGCGGCGCCACGCGGTCCTCGGGGTGATCGATGTCTATTCCCGGCGCATGCTCTTCCAGGTGGCGCGGACCTCGACGGCGGCGGCGGTGCTTGCCCTGCTGCGGCGCGCGATCCTGGAATGGGGCGTCCCCGAGATCGTGAAAACCGACAATGGGGCGGACTACGCGTCTCGGGCGGTCGGCGCGGCCCTGGCCGCGCTGCAGGTGGATCACGATCTCTGTCAGCCC is part of the Algihabitans albus genome and harbors:
- a CDS encoding helix-turn-helix domain-containing protein, with the protein product MAKGGWHPEDIKAAVRKRGTTLTRLALDNGLYESACRVALNRPSLAGERAIAAFLGVSAQSLWPSRYQRDGTPKHPRAGAQDRATTRRGQRLSVKVA